The following DNA comes from Nitrogeniibacter aestuarii.
CCACGCCGGGGTCGACAACTTCGCCCGCTTTTGCAAGATGACCGTTTTCGAGCGCCCCGGCGACCGGGTCATCGTCATGCTCAGTTCCGGCAACCTGGCCGGCACCCAGGCCGTTGTGAGCCGCTTGCGGCAGCGCAACGAGCGCACCGACGTCCCCAACCTGTGGGGCGCGCAGTCCATGTTCGATGCCGTGTATCTGGTCTCGGACGCCATGCGGGAAGTCGATCAACGCGATGGGCGCTATCTGGCGCAATCGGATATCGGCTTCAACGCCTCATTCATCATCGGCGGCCAGATCGGGGCCGAAGCGCCCCGACTGTTCCGCATCTACGCGGAGGGCAACTTTATCGAAGCCGCAGAGGAAACGCCTTATCTGCAGACCGGCGAAACCAAGTATGGAAAGCCCGTCATCGACTGGGCCATCACGCCGGACACCCCGCTGAACGAAGCGGCCAAGTGTGTGCTCGTCTCCTTCGATTCGACCATGCGCAGCAATCTGTCCGTCGGCATGCCCATCGATCTGCTGTGCTACGCCAAGGACAGCCTCGCCGTGCGCATGTGCCGCCGACTGGATGAGGGCGACCCGTATTTCAACGCCCTGAGCCAACAATGGAGTGAAGGGACGCGCGCCGTCTTCGCCCAATTGCCGAATCCGTCATGGCCGGCCCGCTGAACGGGGCGCCACGGGCGCTCGATGAACCGGGTGTCAACAGCCCTGGTGTGGTCATCACCTGCGAACACGCCGGCAATCGCATCCCGGCACCCTATCGCAAGTATTTCTCCGGCCACTTCGACCTGGTCAGAACCCATCGCGGCTATGACCCCGGCGCGCTTGAGATGGCCCGCACCTGTGCCACCGCTCTCTCGGCCCCGCTGCTTGCCTCGATGGTCACGCGCCTGATCGTGGACCTGAACCGCTCGGTGCGCCACCCGGCGCTGCATTTCGACACCATTCGGCAGGCGCCTGAAGACATACGCAAGGCCATTGTCGAGGCGTACTACGCGCCCTACCGCAGTCGCGCGCAGGCGCTCATGGACACCATCGTCACCCACCATGGCCAGGTGCTGCACCTGTCCTGCCACAGCTTTGTGCCGGAGCTCGACGGCGAGCGACGCACCGCCGACATCGGACTGCTGTACGACCCCAAGCGCGCCCTGGAAGCAAGCCTGTGCGAACAATGGCAAACAGCCATGGCCCGCCGGGATCATCGCCTCGCCATCCGTCGCAACTATCCCTATCGCGGCAACGGCGACGGTCTCACGACCACGTTTCGACGCCGCTATGCCCCCGACGCCTACCTGGGCATCGAGCTGGAAATCAACCAGGAGCATGTGTTCGCTGGCGGACATCACTGGACCTCGCTGCGCAAACTCATCGTCGACACCCTGTCGGAGCTACTCCAGCGCCCGGTCAAACCGGATCCGGCGGCCGCCCGCCATCCGTCGGGATCGCGCCCTAGCCAACGGGAGGAGACCTCCTCATGAAGATCGCCATCGGCTACGAACTCGTCTTCGAATGCCCGAAACCCACCCCCATGATCCTGACGCTGAGCGTGCACTACACGCGGGTGTCGGACATGATCATCCCGGACCACATGGTGGCCGACCCGCCGGTGCCGATCCGCGCCTACCGGGATCGCTTCGGCAACTGGTGTTCGCGCGTCATCGCGCCGGCCGGCCGCCTGAAGCTGTCAACCCAAGCGCTCGTGAACGACACCGGGCTCCCCGACGTGGTGGTGCCCGAAGCGCGTCAGACACCGGTCGAAGCACTGCCGGACGACACCCTCGAGTTCCTGCTCGGGAGCCGCTATTGCGAGACCGACCTGCTCTCCGACACCGCCTGGCAACTGTTTGAACAGACGACACCGGGCTGGCCCCGGGTCCAGGCCATCTGCGATCTGGTCCACAATCACATCCGCTTCGGCTATGAACACGCCGATGCCACCAAGTCGGCCTGGGGCGTGTGGAACGATGGCATCGGCGTGTGCAGGGACTATGCCCACCTGGCCATCGCCTTCTGCCGCTGCATGAACATCCCGGCGCGCTACTGCACCGGCTATCTGGGCGACATCGGCATGCCGCCCCCCTACGGACCGATGGATTTCGCCGGGTGGTTCGAGGCCTATCTGGACGGTGAGTGGTACACCTTCGATGCGCGCAACAACACCCCCCGCATCGGCCGGGTACTCCTCGCCCGTGGTCGCGACGCCGCCGACGTGGCACTGAGCAACGCCTTCGGCGCCAACGAACTGAAGAACTTCCTCGTGCGCACGGACGAAGTCCCCGACAGCTGACGCCCCTGCAGATCGTACCTGCCGGGGCGGTCTCACTCGAAGACGACCGCCTAGCGGGTCACTCGCAGGGATCCCGCCCCCGGGGCGCATTCATGCCGTTTCCGGTCACGAGCCGTCAGGGCGGCGGTAACCGTCCCTTCTTCAGTGACCGGAATCTTCGCTGGCGCGATACGCCATGATCTGCTTGAAGATCGCCCCGGCGGGGTATCAGGGGTAAAGCCCCCGCTCGGCACGGGCTTCGAGCACCCGGTGGCAGGCGATGATGAAGGCGGCGGTGCGTAGCGACACCTGTTTCTCCTCGGAGACCCGCCAGATCGCGCCGAAGGCGTTGACCATGATGCGCTCGAGCCGGTCATTGATCTCGTCTTCGGTCCAGAAGAAGCTCGAGAAATCCTGCACCCATTCGAAGTAGGACACGGTCACGCCGCCGGCATTGGCGAGCACATCGGGCACGACGAGGATGCCGCGGTCCTTGAGGATGTCGTCCGCCGCCGGCGTGGTCGGGCCGTTGGCGCCTTCGACCACGATCTTCGTCTGCACCCGAGGGGCCCGGACTTCGGTGATCTGCCCCTCAAGGGCGGCCGGCACGAGAAATTCGCAAGGCAGCTGCCAGAAATCCTCGATGTCGATCGGCGTGGCGCCGGGGAAGCCGGCCAGCGAGCCGTTCTCAGCCACATGGGCAAGCGCTGCCGGCACATCAATGCCCGCCTCGTTGTGCAAGGTGGCGCCGTGGTCGGCAGCGGCGATCACGCGGGCACCAGCCTCATGAAACAGGCGTGCTGCGATCCCGCCGACGTTCCCGAAACCCTGCACCACGACACGCGCGCCTTCCACCTCGATGTGCTGGTGACGCGCGGCCTCCCGGGCCGTGATGAACACACCGCGACCGGTCGCCTCATGGCGCCCCAGGCTGCCGCCAAGTGCCACGGGCTTGCCGGTTACCACCCCCGTGGCCGTGCCGCCACGATTCATGGAAAAGGTATCCATCATCACGGCCATGGTGACCGCATTGGTGCCCACATCCGGGGCGGGAATATCGCGGTCGGGGCCGATGATCAGGCCGATTTCCGAGGTGAAGCGCCGGGTGATGCGGTGCAGTTCATCCTTGGTGACCGCACGCGGATCGACCCGGATGCCGCCCTTGGCACCGCCAAAGGGCAGGCCCACTGCCGCGTTCTTGACCGTCATCCAGCCTGCCAGCGCCATCACTTCGTTGAGCGTGACCGCCGGATGGAAGCGGATGCCGCCCTTGCCGGGCCCGCGCGAGAGGTTGTGCTGGACGCGATAGCCCTCGTAATGGGCGATGGTGCCGTCATCGCGAACGATCGGCACATCGACGATGAGGGTGCGCTTGGGATGCTTGAGGGTTTCGATCCAGCGTTCCAGTTCGCCTAGGTAGGGGCGGACCCGCTCGATCTGCTCGATGAAACTGGCGTAAGGCTCGGGGGCGCTGGGATTGAGATAGGACAGGCCTCCCACGTGGGCCAGGTCGGTATCATGCATACGATCTCTCCGGGCAAGCGGCTGCGCAGGCCCGGAAAGGCGTCACGTCGACCGGGCGTACGCAACCCGTCTGGCGTTCAGGGGCGTTGCTACGTCCGTGAGCGTCTCGGTACGGCACCGGTGAGCGACACGCTGTTCGTCCACCGACACCACGTGCGTATCCTGATGGACTATAGCCCTTCGCCTTCGTTCCGTCCGGCGAGAAAAATGACCGGGCTCAGGCCGGCTGCGCCATGTCGTGTGCCTTGAGGCAGGCCGCCAGCGCCGAATCCATGGTCGCCAGATGCCCCCGGAACCAGTCCGGCAGCCCCTTGACGTAGGCTCGCGCCATCACCAGCGAACCCTGCTGGACGCGGGCCGACAGATGACTGAGGTCGGCCAGCACGCGCGCATGTTCCGCCTCGTGCTCACGAACGGCCGGGAACCGGCACGATTTCATGAGCTCGTACTCGCGCTCGAAATGCTTGCGCGTGTGCATGCGCGCCTGCTCGAACAGCACCGGAAAATCGGCGTCCGACGCCTGTTCGAGGGCACTCACGAAACTCAGGAACTCGCGGTGGGTATCATCCATTTCAGCCACGCCGAGGGCGTGGCCTGCGTCGTCCCACTGCATCAGATGGCCCCGTGGTTCTCGCGCTTGTTGCTGTTGGTCCTGGTCATCATGTCCTCGACCGACGCCTCGGGCATCTTGAACTTGTTGCTCTTGGTCGCTTCGTACATGGTCACCAGCTTGTCGGCGGCGCTCTGGCCCTTGAAGTCACTCTTTTCAAGGGCGAGTTCATCGGTCAGCTCGTTCCAGACCATGCCTTGCACCATCGGGATGAACACCACGCGGGCACCGTTCACCGTGGTCTGGAACTCGTCGTCGATGTTGACCGTGTAGAGCACCACCTGGGTGTCGGCATCGAAGGCCTCGCCCAGCTTCTCGAGCACGAAGGGGAATTCCTGCAGTTCGTCCAGCGAGCCGGTGAGCAGCTTCACCGATTCCGGCCCGGTCAGCAGGGCCACTTGCTTGAGCACACTCTTGGGCGGCTTGCGACGCCCCTGGTCATCGGCAACCTCGCCTTCGACCAGGATGAATTCACCGCGGTAAGACTGCCAGCCGGTCTCGGTGGCGGGCTCACAGAAGTTTTCATTGAAGAATAAGGGCTGGAATTTTTCCATCAGGGGGGAAGCGACCAACATGATCTTGGCTCCGGAAAATGGGTAAGTGATTCAGGCGGTTTCGGTGGCACCGATGAAGTCGAACACGTCCTCTTCGATGATCTCGAGCCCCACCTTCTTGCAGAAACGGCGTTCCTTGTCGTTGGGCTCGGGCAGCAGGATCCAGCCCGAAGGCTCGCCCGCGCCGTAGATGATGTCGGCCATCACCATGCGCTCGGTGTCGCGATTGAGGCGCAGCCCCATGAGCAGGTAGCGCTTGCCCGTGCGGTACTCCTTGAGCTCCGGCGGGATGGCGAAGCCACCCATCAGCTCGGTGATGTAGTCCACATAGTCGGCGTCGGAGGCGATGTAGACGCCTTCCGGACGCGGCGTGCCCATGGGCTTGAAGAGCAGGGGCAGGCTCATGTCGAGCGCGTCGACCTCGCTGTAGGCCGTGCCACTCCAGGTATAGAGCTTGTAGCGGAAGGGCGTGCCGCCGATGCGGGCGATCCCGACAATCAGGTTGTGGGGCTGGTCGGCATAGGAGTCCTGCAGCTGGGTGTCGCGATTGATGTCGATCACGTACTTCGGACGGATCGACTGCAGCCAGTCGTGCACGGCGCCACGGGTGTATGCCGTATCGCCGTAGGTACGATTGAGGAAGCGGGTGACAGTGGTACGTCCGCGCTTGAGTTCGACATTCATCGCCGCACGCGGAAATTCGTACATGAGCTTGGGCGCCATCGGGCGGCCGTCGTTCATCGCCAGAATGAGCTGGTCGCTGGTGGCGGGGATGGGGTCGCCAGTCTGCACGTTCTTGACGTCAGAGAGCACACTCGGGCCCAGGTACGGCACGATGGTGCCGTTGCCAAGGCCGGTCATGAGCAGTTCACGCTGATCGGGGGTCATGGGGCTTGCTCCGTAAGTCCAGGGCGGTCATGCCAACCGGAGTGCAAGAAGCGGGCCCGATGTAAAACGACGATTAATCAGTAACTTGGGGTTTTTGTCACTGTCGCATTGTGGACTTTGCGACAGGCAGGGCGCCATCGGAGAGCACCGATGGCGTGTCGGGAATGTGGGTCCCGACGGGAGAGCGCGCGACGATCTCGGCGGGAATGGCCGTCCGCGCGGGCATACCGACCGTCCGGCGACAAGTGAATTATGACATTGGCAATGTCATACGGGTTTGGGACAATGCGCCTCGTCCGCCCGGCAGCATCTCGCGATGAGCTCTGGGGTCAATGACGTCGCGGGGTGCTGCCACCGGCGGACAATTTGATGCGTTTACTGGCCGATCGCCAAGCGGTGCATCATCATCTTGAGGGCAAGATCATCCCCGGCATCGGCGGGTCGCGCGTCGTCAAGGCGATTGACATGTCGGACGGCCGACTGCACATGCGCATCGGCCTCAACGCCGTTCATCGCCAGCATGGTCTGCTCAGGGTAGGTGGTGGTGGGCTGCTCGGCGGTGTCATCGCCCGCATGGGTGATCATCGGCACCAGCAGCAGCGCCGCGGCAAAAACGATCGACATCAACAGGGGCAGCGTGGAATCGGGTCGGTTGGTGTTCATTGGGCACCTCAATCTGTCGTGGCCTGTATTCAGGGTTTCAGACTAATGTGCCCTGCTGTCGCGACGTGTCGGTGCCCGCTCAAAGCCCTGTCGGAACGGTCCTACAGCAGGGCGCCCCGGGCTCAGGGCCGACACATCACACACGACCGCCGGCCCTGCAGGCGCGCCAGGCCACCTCAGTCGCCACCCTTGAGCTTGGCGATGCCGATCGCCTTCATCACCACTTTTTCGTAGACCGGCTCGGTCGAGCCCTTCTTCATCTTGCGGATGAAGTATTTTTCGAAGGCGATCTTGGCCAGGTGCACCCACTTGCCCTGGGCGAACCAGTTCATGTTGCGCGGCGGGATCTGCGGCAGGGCCACGAAGGCGGCGCCGGTGTCGCCGAAATCGGCCAGACAGATAGCGTTCCAGGTGGCGGTTTCGGTGGGCTCGCGCCCGTCCATCAGCGCGCGGATGTTGAGCGCCGTGGCCGTGACCATGGATTCGATCATGTAGCCGGTCTTGGGCGTGCCCGTGGGCACCGGCGTGGCCTCGACCGGCGGAATGGCGACGCACACACCCACCGAGAAGATGTTGGGGAAGGCCGGGTTGCGCTGGTGCTCGTCGATGATCACGAAGCCGCGCGGATTGACCAGCCCTTCGATGCCGAACACCGCGTCCACGCCCTTGAAGGCCGGCAGCATCATCGAATACTTGAAGGGCACTTCGTGGCGCTTTTTCTCCTTGCCGTCCTCGTCATGCTCGATCACGTGCATGAGGCCGTCTTCGATCTTCTCCACCCTGGCGTTGCAGATCCACTTGATGTGACGGTCGCGGTAGGCCGACTCCATGATGCCCTTGGAGTCGCCCACGCCGGCCAGGCCCAGGTGTCCGATATAGGGCTCCGAGGTCACGAAGGTCATGGGTACCCGGTCGCGGATCTTGCGCTTGCGCAGATCGGCGTCGAGGATCATCGCGAACTCGTAGGCGGGGCCGAAGCATGACGCCCCCTGGACGGCACCCACCACGATCGGGCCAGGGTCCTTCACGAAGTTCTGCCACGATTTTTCGGCCGTGACCGCATGATCCACGTGACACACCGACTGGGTGAAGCCCCCGTGCGGGCCGAGCCCCGGCACCTCGTCGAAGGCCAGTTTCGGCCCGGTGGCTATCACCAGATAGTCGTAGCTGATGGACTGCCCGTCATCGAGCTCGATGGCGTTGTCCTCGGGATGGACGCGCTTGACGCCCTGGGCAATGAAGTCGATGTCCCTGCGCCGGAGCGGCTCGGCGGGATCGAGTTCGATATCCTCACGGGTACGCCAGTTGACGGCCACCCACGGGTTCGAGGGTACGAAATGAAAGCGCGCATCCCTGGCGACCACGGTGATGCGATCCCCGGGTCGGGCGTTGTCACGCATTTCATAAGCCATGGGCAAGCCACCGATGCCGGCCCCGATGATGACGATGTGTGCCATGAGTCTTCCTCCTCCTCTTCGCGGATCGAACTCGGAGCACCTCGGCGGGACGTGTGGTCGTCCTCTGTCGGGGAGGTTGCGTGGCCGCGATCCTGGGTGTCGCCTCACCCGGGCGCGGTACGCACGCGGTCTCTGACGACTCAATTAAATAAGCATTTGCTTATATACTAGATCGACAAACATCCATATGCAACAGCCACTTATGCTGCATCGCAGTAAGCCGATTGGCTGAGCCCTCCCGAGGCCCGGAAATGCCGCGCGCGCTCGCCACACCCGCTGACTGGCAAAGCGCGTCGAGATGCGGCACGTCCCGACCTGCCGTTCCGCCTTCGCGACAGCCGGCGCAATGATCGATGGTGAGCGCCGCGCCGGGGGCCACAACCCCGCTGCCCCGGAGCGGTCAGCCCGGTCCGGCCCCGTCCGGCAACGCGTCTACGTAGTCCTTGCGCAGCTTCTCGGCGACCAGCTTGTCCATCTCGCGGCGCGCCCGCTCGTGCGTGTCGAAGGCCTTCAGCAGGGTTCGACCGCTGGTGCCGATGCGTCCATAGGAGACGGACAGATCCGTTCCGGTCACCCGGACATGCCAGAACTTGCGAGCGCTACCCTGCTCGCACACCAGTTTGCGTTCGATCGCCGGCTCGTCTTCCGCCGCTTCCGGAGCGGATGCCGGTGCAAACGCCGCAACGGCAGCCGGTTCATGAACCATGGGGGCTGTGTGACCGTGGTCCAGCTGCACCTGGAGCGCCGGATCCTCGCTGGTGGCCAGCAGACGCTCGATACGGTCGATGACCCCCTCGGCATCCCGGAGCCAGTCGGCACCGGGAATATCGAGCACGTTCCAGCCGAAACTCCGGAGGATCGCCGGGCGGAAGACATAGCGCTCGGTCGCGTCCATGACCGACGCGTCGGGTGTGTCGAGCAGGATCGCCAGCCGGTAGCCGGCGCGGTCCGCGTCGACAATTGCCAGATCGCAACGAAAGCCCGAACGCCCCACATTGATTTCGACCCGGTGTCCGCGTGCACGCAAGGCCGCCGCCATGGCGTCGCGGATGGCGTCGGGGGGGACGTC
Coding sequences within:
- a CDS encoding Glu/Leu/Phe/Val family dehydrogenase, whose translation is MHDTDLAHVGGLSYLNPSAPEPYASFIEQIERVRPYLGELERWIETLKHPKRTLIVDVPIVRDDGTIAHYEGYRVQHNLSRGPGKGGIRFHPAVTLNEVMALAGWMTVKNAAVGLPFGGAKGGIRVDPRAVTKDELHRITRRFTSEIGLIIGPDRDIPAPDVGTNAVTMAVMMDTFSMNRGGTATGVVTGKPVALGGSLGRHEATGRGVFITAREAARHQHIEVEGARVVVQGFGNVGGIAARLFHEAGARVIAAADHGATLHNEAGIDVPAALAHVAENGSLAGFPGATPIDIEDFWQLPCEFLVPAALEGQITEVRAPRVQTKIVVEGANGPTTPAADDILKDRGILVVPDVLANAGGVTVSYFEWVQDFSSFFWTEDEINDRLERIMVNAFGAIWRVSEEKQVSLRTAAFIIACHRVLEARAERGLYP
- a CDS encoding NAD(P)/FAD-dependent oxidoreductase, which encodes MAHIVIIGAGIGGLPMAYEMRDNARPGDRITVVARDARFHFVPSNPWVAVNWRTREDIELDPAEPLRRRDIDFIAQGVKRVHPEDNAIELDDGQSISYDYLVIATGPKLAFDEVPGLGPHGGFTQSVCHVDHAVTAEKSWQNFVKDPGPIVVGAVQGASCFGPAYEFAMILDADLRKRKIRDRVPMTFVTSEPYIGHLGLAGVGDSKGIMESAYRDRHIKWICNARVEKIEDGLMHVIEHDEDGKEKKRHEVPFKYSMMLPAFKGVDAVFGIEGLVNPRGFVIIDEHQRNPAFPNIFSVGVCVAIPPVEATPVPTGTPKTGYMIESMVTATALNIRALMDGREPTETATWNAICLADFGDTGAAFVALPQIPPRNMNWFAQGKWVHLAKIAFEKYFIRKMKKGSTEPVYEKVVMKAIGIAKLKGGD
- a CDS encoding transglutaminase-like domain-containing protein, which gives rise to MKIAIGYELVFECPKPTPMILTLSVHYTRVSDMIIPDHMVADPPVPIRAYRDRFGNWCSRVIAPAGRLKLSTQALVNDTGLPDVVVPEARQTPVEALPDDTLEFLLGSRYCETDLLSDTAWQLFEQTTPGWPRVQAICDLVHNHIRFGYEHADATKSAWGVWNDGIGVCRDYAHLAIAFCRCMNIPARYCTGYLGDIGMPPPYGPMDFAGWFEAYLDGEWYTFDARNNTPRIGRVLLARGRDAADVALSNAFGANELKNFLVRTDEVPDS
- a CDS encoding N-formylglutamate amidohydrolase translates to MAGPLNGAPRALDEPGVNSPGVVITCEHAGNRIPAPYRKYFSGHFDLVRTHRGYDPGALEMARTCATALSAPLLASMVTRLIVDLNRSVRHPALHFDTIRQAPEDIRKAIVEAYYAPYRSRAQALMDTIVTHHGQVLHLSCHSFVPELDGERRTADIGLLYDPKRALEASLCEQWQTAMARRDHRLAIRRNYPYRGNGDGLTTTFRRRYAPDAYLGIELEINQEHVFAGGHHWTSLRKLIVDTLSELLQRPVKPDPAAARHPSGSRPSQREETSS
- a CDS encoding SIR2 family protein, with product MTPDQRELLMTGLGNGTIVPYLGPSVLSDVKNVQTGDPIPATSDQLILAMNDGRPMAPKLMYEFPRAAMNVELKRGRTTVTRFLNRTYGDTAYTRGAVHDWLQSIRPKYVIDINRDTQLQDSYADQPHNLIVGIARIGGTPFRYKLYTWSGTAYSEVDALDMSLPLLFKPMGTPRPEGVYIASDADYVDYITELMGGFAIPPELKEYRTGKRYLLMGLRLNRDTERMVMADIIYGAGEPSGWILLPEPNDKERRFCKKVGLEIIEEDVFDFIGATETA
- a CDS encoding peptidase, with amino-acid sequence MTYCVGVLLDNGIVFASDSRTHAGVDNFARFCKMTVFERPGDRVIVMLSSGNLAGTQAVVSRLRQRNERTDVPNLWGAQSMFDAVYLVSDAMREVDQRDGRYLAQSDIGFNASFIIGGQIGAEAPRLFRIYAEGNFIEAAEETPYLQTGETKYGKPVIDWAITPDTPLNEAAKCVLVSFDSTMRSNLSVGMPIDLLCYAKDSLAVRMCRRLDEGDPYFNALSQQWSEGTRAVFAQLPNPSWPAR
- a CDS encoding bacteriohemerythrin, translated to MQWDDAGHALGVAEMDDTHREFLSFVSALEQASDADFPVLFEQARMHTRKHFEREYELMKSCRFPAVREHEAEHARVLADLSHLSARVQQGSLVMARAYVKGLPDWFRGHLATMDSALAACLKAHDMAQPA